The Mucilaginibacter rubeus genomic interval GTGAATCCTTTGGCACCGCAGGCGTATAAATGATCAACGTATCGCTGCACGGCTTTTGGAAACTCATCGGGATATAATCCGCATGGTCTTCAAAAACAACCTGGATGCCTTCGTTGTGCAACTGGTTTGTTAAATCAGTCGACGTTTTATCATATCCGCAAACAATGCAACCCAAATGATGGAAATAGCGTGCCAGGCCGCTCATACCGATGCCGCCTATGCCTATGAGATAAACTCTTTTTATGTCGTGCAGTTCCATTTTCAATTTGTTTAAAAAAGGCCCTCCTCCCTTTGGAAGAGGAGGACCATCATCTTAATTGTTACTTATTATTTGGATAAGTTCCTTTGCTATAACTTCATCGGCATTTGGCATGGCCATTTTACCAATGTTATTGCTCAATTTTTTCTGCAGGTCGCGGTCTTCAAATAATTCAAGCGCCCTGTCAACCAGCTTTGCTTCGGCGTCCCGGTCGGCCACAAAAACGGCCGCGTTTTCATGTACCAGGGCCAAAGCGTTTTTGGTTTGATGATCTTCAGCCACATTGGGCGAAGGCACCAGGATCACCGGCTTTTTGATGGCGCACAACTCGGCAATAGTGCCGGCCCCTGCCCTTGATATAATAACATCGGCAGCGGCATAAGCCAGGTCCATCCGGGTTAAAAACTCCCTGATCTGCAGATCGGGGTGATAGTTTTCGCCCAGCTTTTCGATGATGCTTTTATAATAAAACTTGCCGGTTTGCCATATCACCTGTACATCGGCAGCCAGCAGTTTATCAATACCATTCATGATACTATTGTTCAGCGTACGTGCCCCAAGGCTGCCACCGGTTATCAGTATCGTTTTTTTAAAGTGCGACAAATGGTACAACTCCAAAGCCTGCATATGTTTACCGGCAATGTTCACGGCATCCTTACGGATGGGGTTACCGGTTTTTATGATTTTATCGGCAGGAAAAAACTTCTCCATACCATCAAAGGCCACGCAGATCTTTTGGGCGTGTTTGCCTAACCATTTATTAGTAATACCCGCGTACGAGTTTTGCTCCTGTATGAGGTATGGAATCCCCTTTAGCGACGCGGCATATAACAGCGGCCCTGAAGCATATCCGCCGACACCAACCGCGGCATCAGGTTTAAAATCTTTAATGATTTTGATAGCCTTGCGCACGCTATTGGCAAGCTTGACAGGGAACATCAGGTTTTTGACAATGGAACCACGCTGAATCCCCTGGATATCCAAACCGATAATTTTATAACCCGCCGCCGGAACTTTATCCATTTCCATACGACCGTTAGCGCCTACAAACAGAATCTCGGTATTGGGATCAATATTTTTTAAAGCATTGGCAATAGAGATAGCCGGGAAGATATGTCCTCCTGTTCCGCCACCGCTGATGATGATACGCGGCGACGCCCCCCCCGCCCCCTGAAGGGAGTGCTTTTGAGTTGCGTCTTTCATATCCTTGCTTTTATCTGTCACTTTTTGTTAACGTTTATATAACCATCTCAATCATTTCCCCTTTAGGGGGTTAGGGGGCGGCTCACGCCGTCCTGATCTCTCCTACTATAATTTTATTCGGCCCTGCGTTATCTTCTTTTATAGTTTTATCTTTTTTAGGCTCTTCAATATCCTTGCTTACCGACAGGATAATCCCAAAGGCTATACTGGTGAACAATATCGAAGTACCCCCCATACTCACCAGCGGCAACGGCACACCTGTTACCGGCCCCAAACCAACGGCTACAGCCATATTGGCAAAAGCCTGTATAGTTAAGCTGAAACTTAAACCACAGGCCAGTAAGGCCCCAAAGGCTTTTGGTGCTTTGGTTATAATCTTGATACATCGATACAGCAGGAACACATAGATCCCCACTACAACTATACCACCTACCAAACCATACTCTTCAACAATAATGGCGTAAATTTCATCGGAGTATGATTCGGGCAGGTAATTTCTCTCGGTACTGTTCCCGGGGCCCTTGCCAAATAAACCACCTGTAGCGATAGCAATTTTAGCATGGTCGCTCTGGAAGGACTTATCAGCCTTCGCCAGTTCGGGATGCATAAACACCTTCATACGCGATACGTAAGTATGCCGCCTCGGACCAAGGAATATAACGCCCAGTAACAATATAAAGCCTGCAGCGCAAGTGATGGCTATTTGCCTGATACTGATACGGCCAATGATCAATAGTAATATGCTAACCCCAAACAGCATCAAGGCTGTTGAAAGGTTGGCCAGCGCAATCAGGATAAACACCACGCAAACCGAGCCCATGATAGGCAAAAAGGATTCTTTAACATCCTTAATATTTTCCTGCTTGCGCGATAATGTACGGGCCAGGTAAGTAATTAATGCCAGCTTAGCCAAATCCGAAGTCTGGAAGCTTAACCCGGTTCCGGGGATGGCTATCCAGCGACTTGCGTTGTTGATATGACTACCAAAAGCCAGCGTATACAACAATAACGGAATGGTTACGATCATCATCACCTTAGAGATACCTGCATAA includes:
- the murG gene encoding undecaprenyldiphospho-muramoylpentapeptide beta-N-acetylglucosaminyltransferase — encoded protein: MKDATQKHSLQGAGGASPRIIISGGGTGGHIFPAISIANALKNIDPNTEILFVGANGRMEMDKVPAAGYKIIGLDIQGIQRGSIVKNLMFPVKLANSVRKAIKIIKDFKPDAAVGVGGYASGPLLYAASLKGIPYLIQEQNSYAGITNKWLGKHAQKICVAFDGMEKFFPADKIIKTGNPIRKDAVNIAGKHMQALELYHLSHFKKTILITGGSLGARTLNNSIMNGIDKLLAADVQVIWQTGKFYYKSIIEKLGENYHPDLQIREFLTRMDLAYAAADVIISRAGAGTIAELCAIKKPVILVPSPNVAEDHQTKNALALVHENAAVFVADRDAEAKLVDRALELFEDRDLQKKLSNNIGKMAMPNADEVIAKELIQIISNN
- a CDS encoding FtsW/RodA/SpoVE family cell cycle protein; the protein is MHRILNNTKGDRWIWLIVILLSVISLLAVYSSVGTLAFKQGKGVEIILMKHVFMIVGGIALMYFSHKLDYRYYAGISKVMMIVTIPLLLYTLAFGSHINNASRWIAIPGTGLSFQTSDLAKLALITYLARTLSRKQENIKDVKESFLPIMGSVCVVFILIALANLSTALMLFGVSILLLIIGRISIRQIAITCAAGFILLLGVIFLGPRRHTYVSRMKVFMHPELAKADKSFQSDHAKIAIATGGLFGKGPGNSTERNYLPESYSDEIYAIIVEEYGLVGGIVVVGIYVFLLYRCIKIITKAPKAFGALLACGLSFSLTIQAFANMAVAVGLGPVTGVPLPLVSMGGTSILFTSIAFGIILSVSKDIEEPKKDKTIKEDNAGPNKIIVGEIRTA